The following proteins come from a genomic window of Achromobacter sp. AONIH1:
- a CDS encoding thioesterase family protein, whose protein sequence is MNPDTLSARILAVGDTHQVDLPLRWGDSDALNHLNNTLYFRLMEEARMRILYDAGFELPANDGAILAHASCDFLRPLTYPATVRVTHTVTRIGRSSAEFELLLEKVGDDAGPYARGRNVLVWMDYVANTSAPWPPEVLAKMATQFQPAA, encoded by the coding sequence GTGAACCCGGACACGCTGTCTGCGCGGATTCTTGCGGTGGGCGATACCCACCAGGTGGATCTGCCCCTGCGTTGGGGCGATTCGGACGCGCTCAACCATCTCAACAACACGCTGTATTTCCGTCTCATGGAAGAGGCGCGCATGCGCATCCTGTACGACGCGGGCTTCGAGTTGCCGGCCAACGACGGCGCCATCCTGGCGCACGCGTCCTGCGATTTTCTGCGCCCGCTGACTTATCCGGCCACCGTGCGAGTGACCCATACGGTGACCCGAATCGGACGCTCCAGCGCCGAATTCGAGCTGCTGCTGGAAAAGGTCGGCGACGATGCCGGCCCCTACGCGCGCGGCCGCAATGTGCTGGTCTGGATGGATTACGTGGCCAATACGTCCGCCCCGTGGCCGCCTGAAGTGCTGGCCAAGATGGCCACGCAGTTCCAGCCGGCGGCCTGA
- the acs gene encoding acetate--CoA ligase — translation MSNAIESVLVETRVFPPPERASQGASIPSMDAYKELCAQVENDFDGFWAGQARANLKWTKPFTQVLDESDAPFYRWFGDGELNVSANCLDVHLTNGNADKTAIIFEADDGKVDRVTYRELLARVCRFANGLAKLGYKKGDRAIIYMPMSIEAVVAMQACARLGVTHSVVFGGFSAKSLQERIGDVGATVVITADEQVRGGKVIPLKPAVEEAIAMGGCEAVSKVIVYRRTGGKIQWTEGRDLWMHDVEAGQPDTCEPVPVNAEHPLFILYTSGSTGKPKGVQHSSAGYLLWALLTVKWTFDARKDDVYWCTADVGWVTGHTYITYGPLAAGLTQVVFEGVPTYPNAGRFWDMIARHKVTTFYTAPTAIRSLIKAAEATPEAHPRNYDLDSLRILGTVGEPINPEAWMWYHKQIGRERCPIVDTWWQTETGGHMITPLPGATPAKPGSCTLPLPGIAAAIVDETGADVEQGNGGFLVIKRPWPAMIRNIWGDPERFKKSYFPSELRGYYLAGDGAQRDADGYFWIMGRIDDVLNVSGHRLGTMEVESALVAHELVAEAAVVGRPDDTTGEAVVAFVVLKRARPEGEEAQAIAKQLRDWVAKEIGPIAKPKDIRFGDNLPKTRSGKIMRRLLRVVAKGEEITQDVSTLENPAILDQLAKSL, via the coding sequence ATGTCGAATGCCATTGAGTCCGTCCTGGTGGAAACCCGGGTCTTTCCGCCGCCCGAGCGCGCTTCGCAAGGCGCCTCGATCCCGAGCATGGACGCCTACAAGGAATTGTGCGCCCAGGTCGAGAACGACTTTGACGGATTCTGGGCCGGCCAGGCCCGCGCCAACCTGAAGTGGACCAAGCCCTTCACCCAGGTGCTGGATGAGTCCGACGCCCCGTTCTACCGCTGGTTCGGCGACGGCGAGCTGAACGTCTCGGCCAACTGTCTGGACGTGCACCTGACCAATGGCAACGCCGACAAGACCGCGATCATCTTCGAAGCCGACGACGGCAAGGTCGACCGCGTCACCTACCGCGAACTGCTGGCCCGCGTGTGCCGCTTCGCCAATGGCCTGGCCAAGCTGGGCTACAAGAAGGGTGACCGCGCCATCATCTACATGCCCATGTCGATCGAGGCGGTGGTCGCCATGCAGGCCTGCGCGCGCCTGGGCGTGACCCATTCCGTGGTGTTCGGCGGCTTCTCGGCCAAGAGCCTGCAGGAGCGCATCGGCGACGTCGGCGCCACGGTCGTCATCACGGCCGACGAGCAGGTGCGCGGCGGCAAGGTCATCCCGCTCAAGCCGGCGGTCGAGGAAGCCATCGCCATGGGCGGCTGCGAGGCTGTCAGCAAGGTGATCGTGTACCGCCGCACGGGCGGCAAGATCCAGTGGACCGAAGGCCGCGACCTGTGGATGCACGACGTCGAGGCCGGCCAGCCCGATACCTGCGAGCCGGTGCCGGTCAACGCCGAGCATCCGCTGTTCATCCTCTACACCTCGGGTTCCACCGGCAAGCCCAAGGGCGTGCAGCATTCGTCGGCGGGCTACCTGCTGTGGGCCCTGCTGACCGTCAAGTGGACCTTCGACGCCCGCAAGGACGACGTCTACTGGTGCACGGCCGACGTGGGCTGGGTCACCGGCCATACCTACATCACCTACGGCCCGCTGGCCGCCGGCCTGACCCAGGTCGTGTTCGAGGGCGTGCCCACGTACCCGAACGCCGGCCGCTTCTGGGACATGATCGCGCGCCACAAGGTCACCACCTTCTACACCGCGCCGACCGCCATCCGTTCGCTGATCAAGGCCGCCGAGGCCACGCCCGAGGCCCATCCGCGCAACTACGACCTGGATTCGCTGCGCATCCTGGGCACGGTGGGCGAGCCGATCAATCCCGAAGCCTGGATGTGGTATCACAAACAGATCGGCCGCGAGCGTTGCCCCATCGTCGACACCTGGTGGCAGACCGAGACCGGCGGCCACATGATCACGCCGCTGCCGGGCGCCACGCCGGCCAAGCCGGGCTCCTGCACGCTGCCGCTGCCGGGCATCGCCGCGGCCATCGTCGATGAGACCGGCGCCGATGTCGAACAGGGCAATGGCGGCTTCCTGGTCATCAAGCGCCCCTGGCCCGCGATGATCCGCAACATCTGGGGCGACCCCGAGCGCTTCAAGAAGAGCTACTTCCCGTCCGAGCTGCGCGGCTACTACCTGGCGGGCGACGGCGCGCAGCGCGACGCCGACGGCTATTTCTGGATCATGGGCCGCATCGACGACGTGCTGAACGTCTCGGGCCACCGCCTGGGCACGATGGAAGTCGAGTCGGCGCTGGTGGCGCATGAACTGGTCGCCGAGGCCGCGGTGGTGGGTCGTCCCGACGACACCACCGGCGAAGCCGTGGTGGCTTTCGTGGTGCTCAAGCGCGCGCGGCCCGAGGGCGAAGAGGCGCAGGCCATCGCCAAGCAGCTGCGCGACTGGGTGGCCAAGGAGATCGGTCCCATCGCCAAGCCCAAGGACATTCGCTTCGGCGACAACCTGCCCAAGACGCGCTCCGGCAAGATCATGCGCCGCCTGCTGCGCGTGGTCGCCAAGGGCGAGGAAATCACTCAGGACGTGTCCACGCTGGAAAACCCCGCCATCCTGGATCAATTGGCCAAGTCGCTGTAG
- a CDS encoding DMT family transporter, with protein sequence MNRSSFDRAGLALMLSTILVWAGSWIAMKLIVPYIGPFDFVALRYVTGAVVLFVLALATRRPLAMPPWGLTLLIGLTQTAGFQGFVQTALVSGGVGKVSLMAYTMPFWVVLFAWWLLRERPTVRHAAGIGLAAIGLVCFVEPWNGLGDIKPVLLGLGSGLCWGVGTVLSKRMFERHRPDVMVFTAWQMLLGGLVMAPVAWMVPQIPAQWGWQLSLGMIYIVFIATAAGWLLWLQVVRRVPASIAGLSSLGVPVVAMLLAWALLSERPGGAELAGMALILAGIWVVSRAAPPGRQ encoded by the coding sequence GTGAACCGCAGCAGTTTCGATCGTGCCGGCCTGGCCCTGATGTTGAGCACCATCCTTGTATGGGCGGGCAGCTGGATCGCGATGAAGCTGATCGTGCCGTACATCGGCCCCTTCGACTTCGTGGCGCTGCGCTATGTGACCGGCGCCGTCGTGCTGTTCGTGCTGGCCCTGGCCACGCGCCGGCCGCTGGCCATGCCGCCCTGGGGGCTGACGCTGCTGATCGGGCTGACGCAGACGGCCGGATTCCAGGGCTTCGTCCAGACCGCGCTGGTCTCGGGCGGCGTCGGCAAGGTGTCGCTGATGGCCTACACCATGCCCTTCTGGGTGGTGCTGTTCGCCTGGTGGCTGCTGCGCGAGCGTCCCACCGTCCGGCATGCCGCCGGCATCGGGTTGGCGGCGATCGGCCTGGTCTGTTTCGTCGAGCCCTGGAACGGGTTGGGCGATATCAAGCCCGTGCTGCTGGGACTGGGCAGTGGATTGTGCTGGGGCGTGGGCACGGTGCTGTCCAAGCGCATGTTCGAGCGCCATCGCCCCGACGTGATGGTGTTCACCGCCTGGCAGATGCTGCTGGGCGGGCTGGTCATGGCGCCGGTGGCCTGGATGGTGCCGCAGATTCCGGCGCAATGGGGCTGGCAGCTGTCGCTGGGCATGATCTACATCGTGTTCATCGCCACGGCGGCCGGCTGGCTGCTGTGGCTGCAGGTGGTGCGCCGGGTGCCCGCGTCCATCGCGGGCCTGTCCAGCCTGGGCGTGCCGGTGGTGGCCATGCTGCTGGCCTGGGCGTTGCTGTCCGAGCGGCCCGGCGGCGCCGAGCTGGCGGGCATGGCGCTGATCCTGGCCGGCATCTGGGTCGTGAGCCGAGCCGCGCCGCCGGGCAGGCAATGA
- a CDS encoding antibiotic biosynthesis monooxygenase, producing MIAVIFEVEPAQGDPKPYLDIAATLIDELKAIDGFISVERFQSLSTPGKLLSLSFWRDEDAVRRWRSLESHRRAQAAGRGGVFQDYRLRVAQVLRDYGMARRDEAPGDSRERHG from the coding sequence ATGATCGCCGTGATCTTCGAAGTCGAACCCGCCCAGGGCGATCCCAAGCCCTATCTGGACATCGCCGCCACCCTGATCGACGAGCTGAAGGCCATCGACGGCTTCATTTCCGTCGAGCGCTTCCAGAGCCTGAGCACGCCGGGCAAGCTGCTGTCGCTGTCGTTCTGGCGCGATGAGGATGCGGTGCGCCGCTGGCGCTCACTGGAATCGCACCGCCGCGCGCAAGCGGCCGGCCGCGGCGGCGTGTTCCAGGACTATCGGCTGCGCGTGGCGCAGGTGCTGCGGGACTATGGCATGGCGCGGCGCGACGAAGCCCCGGGCGACAGCCGCGAACGGCACGGCTGA
- the ltaE gene encoding low-specificity L-threonine aldolase: MIDLRSDTVTRPTAAMLQAMMAAPVGDDVMGDDPSVNRLQAAVAERAGKEAGLFFPSGTQSNLAALMAHCERGDEYLVGQLAHTYRYEGGGAAVLGSIQPQPIEHAADGTLPLERLAEAVKPKGDPHYARTRLLALENTFQGKLIPATYIEAASAWARGLGLGVHLDGARVFNAAVASGRPLAELCAPFDTVSLCFSKGLGAPVGSVLVGSRALIERALRWRKMLGGGLRQSGVLAAACLYALEHNVERLAQDHEHARLLAEGLRGIAGLRVLSQDTNMVFVEFEPSRCDALNAGVAADGILMRAVYGGSTRLVTHLDVSADDVRRVVASVARHLA; the protein is encoded by the coding sequence ATGATTGATTTGCGCAGCGACACCGTCACCCGGCCTACGGCCGCTATGCTCCAGGCCATGATGGCCGCGCCGGTCGGCGACGACGTGATGGGCGACGATCCCAGCGTCAACCGCCTGCAGGCGGCCGTGGCCGAGCGCGCCGGCAAGGAGGCGGGCCTGTTCTTCCCGTCCGGCACGCAAAGCAACCTGGCCGCGCTGATGGCGCATTGCGAGCGCGGCGACGAATACCTGGTGGGGCAGCTCGCGCACACCTACCGCTACGAGGGCGGCGGCGCGGCGGTGCTGGGCAGCATCCAGCCCCAGCCCATCGAGCATGCCGCGGACGGTACGCTGCCGCTCGAGCGGCTGGCCGAGGCCGTCAAGCCCAAGGGCGATCCGCACTACGCGCGCACGCGCCTGTTGGCGCTGGAGAACACCTTCCAAGGCAAGCTGATTCCCGCCACGTATATCGAGGCCGCCAGCGCCTGGGCGCGCGGGCTGGGCCTGGGCGTGCATCTGGACGGGGCGCGCGTGTTCAATGCCGCCGTCGCCAGCGGCCGGCCGCTGGCCGAGCTGTGCGCGCCGTTCGACACGGTTTCCCTCTGTTTTTCCAAGGGGCTGGGCGCGCCCGTGGGCTCGGTGCTGGTCGGCAGCCGCGCCTTGATCGAGCGCGCGCTGCGCTGGCGCAAGATGCTGGGCGGCGGCTTGCGCCAATCCGGCGTGCTGGCGGCCGCCTGCCTGTACGCGCTGGAGCACAACGTCGAACGGCTGGCGCAGGATCATGAGCATGCGCGCCTGCTGGCCGAGGGGCTGCGCGGCATCGCGGGCCTGCGGGTGCTGTCGCAGGATACGAACATGGTGTTCGTCGAGTTCGAGCCGTCGCGCTGCGACGCGCTGAACGCGGGCGTGGCGGCGGACGGCATTCTGATGCGCGCCGTCTACGGCGGCTCGACGCGGCTGGTGACGCACCTGGACGTGTCGGCCGACGACGTGCGGCGCGTGGTGGCCTCGGTGGCGCGGCATCTGGCCTGA
- a CDS encoding NAD-dependent epimerase/dehydratase family protein, producing MAERALLIGCGDLGLRAARRLRVQGVEVHALRRQPPADDADGIAWLRGDISRPDGIPVLPAGITRLIFLPAPGARDEAVYRGVFVDGLRNVLAALDASHLQRIVFVSSSAVYGEHRGGWVDEDTPPAPQGFNGRILLEAEALLAARPESATALRLAGLYGPGRLQLIERLRSGQAGAPVEPPHWANRIHIDDAAAAVAHLALLPAVASVYIGCDDTPLPLHELYADLARIIGAPAPRIAPAPANVGSKKLSNARLRASGLRLQWPDSRPGYAALLADNGRA from the coding sequence ATGGCCGAGCGCGCGCTGCTCATCGGCTGCGGCGACCTGGGCCTGCGCGCCGCGCGGCGGCTGCGGGTCCAGGGCGTGGAAGTCCATGCCCTGCGGCGCCAGCCGCCCGCTGACGACGCGGACGGCATCGCCTGGCTGCGCGGCGACATCTCGCGGCCCGACGGCATCCCCGTCCTGCCCGCCGGCATCACCCGCCTGATCTTCCTGCCCGCCCCCGGCGCGCGCGACGAAGCCGTCTATCGCGGCGTGTTCGTCGACGGGCTGCGCAATGTGCTCGCCGCGCTGGACGCCTCCCATCTGCAACGCATCGTGTTCGTGTCGTCCAGCGCCGTCTATGGCGAACACCGGGGCGGCTGGGTCGACGAGGACACGCCGCCCGCGCCGCAAGGCTTCAACGGCCGCATCCTGCTGGAAGCCGAGGCATTGCTGGCAGCCCGACCCGAATCCGCCACGGCGCTGCGACTGGCCGGCCTGTATGGCCCGGGCCGGCTGCAGCTGATCGAGCGGCTGCGTTCGGGCCAGGCCGGCGCGCCCGTCGAGCCCCCGCATTGGGCCAACCGCATCCACATCGATGACGCCGCCGCGGCCGTCGCGCATCTGGCCCTGCTGCCCGCCGTCGCGTCCGTGTACATCGGCTGCGACGATACGCCGCTGCCACTACACGAGCTGTACGCCGACCTGGCGCGCATCATCGGCGCGCCCGCGCCACGCATCGCCCCCGCGCCCGCCAATGTGGGCAGCAAGAAACTCAGCAACGCGCGGCTGCGCGCCAGCGGCCTGCGTCTGCAGTGGCCGGACTCGCGGCCCGGCTATGCGGCGCTGCTGGCCGACAACGGACGCGCCTGA
- a CDS encoding electron transfer flavoprotein-ubiquinone oxidoreductase: MSERESMEYDVVVVGGGPAGLATAIRLKQLAADKGQEIGVCVLEKGAELGAHTLSGAVMDPLALTELIPDWKEKGAPLTVPVTQDKFMFLSETGARVTPNWLLPPCFHNEGNYIVRLGEVVKWMGEQAEALGVDIFPGFAAVEVLYDEQGAVRGVATGDMGVARDGSHTDHYQPGMELHARYTVFAEGARGQLGRQLIERFKLDDGRNAQSYGIGIKEMWEVDPAQSKPGLVIHTAGWPLDADTYGGSFLYHLDNNLVAVGLIVGLDYANPWLSPFDEFQRYKTHPAIRGTFEGGKRIAYGARAITAGGLLALPKLTVPGGVLVGCEAGFLNASRIKGSHAAIKTGMLAADAAFDAVQADRRQDELSAYPAAFKSSWLHEELNKARNFKQWFKKGRTVATVMTGIEQLVLKGNFPWTLRNSKPDHASLQPASQCARIDYPKPDGKLTFDKLSSVFISNTNHDENEPVHLTLKDPAVPVQVNLAKYGGPESRYCPAGVYEFVKDDHGDDRLQINAQNCVHCKTCDIKDPTQNIVWVAPQGGEGPVYSGM, encoded by the coding sequence ATGTCTGAACGCGAGTCGATGGAATATGACGTGGTCGTGGTCGGCGGCGGACCTGCCGGCCTGGCCACCGCCATCCGCCTGAAGCAGCTGGCCGCCGACAAGGGCCAGGAAATCGGCGTCTGCGTCCTGGAGAAAGGCGCCGAACTGGGCGCGCACACGCTGTCCGGCGCGGTCATGGATCCGCTGGCCCTGACCGAGCTCATCCCCGACTGGAAGGAAAAGGGCGCGCCGCTGACCGTGCCGGTCACGCAGGACAAGTTCATGTTCCTGAGCGAGACCGGCGCCCGCGTCACGCCCAACTGGCTGCTGCCGCCCTGTTTCCACAATGAAGGCAACTACATCGTCCGCCTGGGCGAGGTGGTCAAGTGGATGGGCGAACAGGCCGAGGCGCTGGGCGTGGACATCTTCCCCGGCTTCGCCGCGGTCGAAGTGCTGTACGACGAACAGGGCGCCGTGCGCGGCGTGGCCACCGGCGACATGGGCGTGGCCCGCGACGGCAGCCACACCGACCACTACCAGCCCGGCATGGAGCTGCACGCGCGTTATACGGTGTTCGCCGAAGGCGCGCGCGGCCAGCTGGGCCGCCAGCTGATCGAGCGCTTCAAGCTCGACGACGGCCGCAACGCCCAGTCCTACGGCATCGGCATCAAGGAAATGTGGGAAGTCGATCCGGCCCAGTCCAAGCCCGGCCTGGTGATCCACACCGCCGGCTGGCCGCTGGACGCCGACACCTACGGCGGCTCCTTCCTCTATCACCTGGACAACAACCTGGTGGCGGTCGGCCTGATCGTCGGCCTGGACTACGCCAACCCGTGGCTGTCGCCGTTCGACGAGTTCCAGCGCTACAAGACCCACCCCGCCATCCGCGGCACCTTCGAAGGCGGCAAGCGCATCGCCTACGGCGCGCGCGCCATCACCGCGGGCGGCCTGCTGGCCCTGCCCAAGCTCACCGTGCCCGGCGGCGTACTGGTCGGCTGCGAGGCCGGCTTCCTCAACGCCTCGCGCATCAAGGGCAGCCATGCCGCCATCAAGACCGGCATGCTGGCCGCCGACGCCGCGTTCGACGCGGTGCAGGCCGACCGGCGCCAGGACGAGCTGTCCGCCTACCCGGCCGCGTTCAAGTCCTCCTGGCTGCACGAGGAACTGAACAAGGCGCGCAACTTCAAGCAGTGGTTCAAGAAGGGCCGCACCGTCGCCACCGTCATGACCGGCATCGAACAGCTGGTGCTCAAGGGCAACTTCCCCTGGACGCTGCGCAACAGCAAGCCCGACCACGCCAGCCTGCAGCCGGCCTCGCAGTGCGCGCGCATCGATTACCCCAAGCCCGACGGCAAGCTCACGTTCGACAAGCTCAGCTCGGTGTTCATCTCGAACACCAACCATGACGAGAACGAGCCGGTGCACCTGACGCTGAAGGATCCGGCGGTGCCGGTGCAGGTCAACCTGGCCAAGTACGGCGGCCCGGAATCGCGCTACTGTCCGGCCGGCGTGTACGAGTTCGTCAAGGACGACCACGGCGACGACCGCCTGCAGATCAACGCGCAGAACTGCGTGCACTGCAAGACCTGCGACATCAAGGATCCCACCCAGAACATCGTCTGGGTCGCCCCGCAGGGCGGCGAAGGCCCCGTCTACAGCGGCATGTGA
- a CDS encoding cytochrome — MPPTDPIAAVTHADPYPYYAALARERPLYRDDTLNLWVASSPQAIAQVFAHPAARVRPPAEPVPRGLCPGPAGALFGRFVRMNDSAEHARLKTLLRAYIDSQPAPDLNGAWPLPRIDAAGVDRYLTLAPVYAQAAFMGLPPDVHGTCAADIADFIAALPATADAARIERAHRAAERLQARMLAYLHAPQAGETLRRLRQDCAQAGIGMDLLAANLAGLLFQSCEAGAALLGNALVLAGRRGLRRAPPPDAARELVAETLRIDPPIHNTRRFLADEINVDGQRIAAGQTVLLVLAAAALAQPDTPWTFGALGHACPGQDLARRDAAGALAHLLRAGADAPALAARHRYRPLPNARLPLFDCAKDAHP; from the coding sequence ATGCCGCCCACCGATCCCATCGCCGCCGTCACCCACGCCGATCCCTATCCCTACTATGCCGCGCTGGCGCGCGAGCGTCCGCTGTACCGCGACGACACGCTGAACCTGTGGGTCGCCAGCAGTCCGCAGGCCATCGCGCAGGTGTTCGCGCATCCCGCCGCCCGCGTCCGGCCGCCCGCCGAACCCGTGCCGCGCGGCCTGTGCCCCGGCCCCGCCGGCGCGCTGTTCGGCCGCTTTGTCCGGATGAATGACAGCGCAGAACACGCCAGGCTCAAGACGCTGCTGCGCGCCTATATCGACAGCCAGCCCGCGCCGGACCTGAACGGCGCCTGGCCGCTGCCGCGCATCGACGCGGCCGGCGTGGACCGCTACCTGACGCTCGCGCCGGTGTATGCGCAGGCGGCCTTCATGGGCCTGCCGCCGGACGTGCACGGCACATGCGCAGCCGACATCGCGGACTTTATCGCGGCGCTGCCCGCCACGGCCGACGCCGCGCGCATCGAACGCGCCCACCGCGCCGCCGAGCGCCTGCAGGCGCGCATGCTGGCCTATCTGCACGCGCCCCAGGCCGGCGAAACGCTGCGCCGGCTGCGGCAGGACTGCGCCCAGGCCGGCATCGGCATGGACCTGCTGGCCGCCAATCTGGCCGGGCTGCTGTTCCAGTCCTGCGAAGCCGGCGCGGCCCTGCTCGGCAATGCGCTGGTGCTGGCTGGCCGGCGCGGCCTGCGGCGGGCGCCGCCCCCGGACGCGGCGCGCGAACTGGTCGCCGAAACGCTGCGCATTGATCCGCCGATACACAACACCCGACGCTTCCTGGCCGACGAGATCAACGTCGACGGCCAGCGCATCGCCGCCGGGCAGACCGTGCTGCTGGTGCTGGCCGCCGCCGCCCTCGCGCAACCCGACACACCCTGGACCTTTGGCGCGCTGGGCCACGCCTGTCCCGGCCAGGACCTGGCGCGCCGCGATGCGGCGGGCGCGCTGGCCCATCTGCTGCGCGCCGGCGCCGACGCGCCCGCCCTGGCCGCGCGCCATCGCTACCGGCCGCTGCCCAACGCCCGCCTTCCCCTGTTTGACTGCGCCAAGGACGCACACCCATGA